The Coffea arabica cultivar ET-39 chromosome 8e, Coffea Arabica ET-39 HiFi, whole genome shotgun sequence genome window below encodes:
- the LOC113704164 gene encoding uncharacterized protein, whose product MGGAAHALKRIPRIKFPPRHPKPPGTTSSQAQTTSASGDASRPFFPRPPSMTPGGKASDQPRRTPVSQEEIEAILLGGTL is encoded by the exons ATGGGCGGCGCAGCACACGCTCTGAAGAGAATCCCACGAATCAAATTCCCCCCGAGGCATCCTAAACCTCCCGGGA CTACCTCGTCCCAGGCTCAAACAACATCTGCATCTGGAGATGCTTCACGGCCATTTTTTCCAAGGCCTCCTAGCATGACTCCTGGAGGAAAGGCCTCTGACCAGCCCAGAAGAACTCCAGTGTCACAAGAGGAGATTGAGGCTATCTTG TTGGGTGGCACTCTGTGA